From one Cytophagales bacterium genomic stretch:
- a CDS encoding glycosyltransferase, translating into METLFLYIFIASVTIQCYYILFIFSRLASFNHSTTQPLNHSTTQPVSVIVCAHNELSNLKELLPELLKQDHQNYEMIIVDDRSDDGTFDYVKNLAIEAGVQNFEPLKIIRINKTPPKMNPKKYALTQGIKSAKHDLLLFTDADCMPLSERWISEMQKQFSNGTEIVLGYSQYYQAHSVPSYPGAPPVETSKLGVSTGGAMRYALCAMLNSLIRYETLYTAIQYFSFALINKPYMGVGRNLAYKKELFIKHNGFASHMQITGGDDDLFINQTCRKVPCANISIAINKESQTTSKPKETIHQWFIQKKRHLAAGKYYNTTDKIRLTLLLISQLFFYISVIGLLISQKFLLILVVCFILRTSLILFTFAQIIKKLGDTTKWYLIPLLEPVYVVYYLFTGAIALFSKNTRWN; encoded by the coding sequence ATGGAAACACTATTTCTATATATATTTATTGCCAGCGTTACAATACAATGTTATTACATACTTTTTATTTTTTCACGGCTGGCAAGCTTTAATCATTCAACCACTCAGCCACTCAACCACTCAACCACTCAGCCTGTGTCAGTAATAGTTTGTGCCCATAATGAATTATCAAATTTAAAAGAACTGTTACCCGAATTGCTAAAACAGGATCATCAAAATTATGAAATGATCATTGTTGATGACCGGTCCGATGATGGTACTTTTGATTATGTAAAAAATCTTGCGATCGAAGCAGGGGTTCAAAATTTTGAACCCCTAAAGATTATTAGAATTAATAAAACACCCCCAAAAATGAATCCCAAAAAATATGCACTTACGCAAGGCATCAAATCAGCAAAACATGATCTTTTATTATTCACAGACGCAGATTGTATGCCCTTAAGTGAGCGCTGGATCAGTGAAATGCAAAAGCAGTTTTCAAATGGTACAGAAATTGTGCTTGGCTATTCACAATATTATCAAGCGCATAGCGTCCCGAGTTACCCGGGAGCCCCGCCGGTAGAGACGTCCAAATTGGGCGTCTCTACCGGCGGGGCTATGCGCTATGCGCTATGCGCTATGCTAAACAGCCTGATCAGGTACGAAACACTTTATACAGCGATACAATATTTTTCATTTGCCTTAATTAACAAACCCTATATGGGTGTAGGGAGAAACCTGGCATACAAAAAAGAGCTTTTTATAAAGCATAATGGCTTTGCCTCGCATATGCAAATAACCGGTGGAGATGATGACCTGTTTATTAATCAAACATGTCGTAAAGTGCCATGCGCTAATATCTCCATCGCCATCAATAAAGAAAGTCAAACAACATCGAAGCCCAAAGAAACCATTCACCAGTGGTTTATTCAAAAAAAGAGGCATCTTGCGGCTGGGAAATACTATAACACGACAGATAAGATAAGATTGACACTGCTTTTAATTTCACAACTCTTTTTTTATATTTCTGTTATTGGGCTTTTAATATCACAAAAATTCCTGTTGATCTTAGTAGTTTGTTTTATTTTGAGAACCTCATTAATTTTATTTACTTTTGCTCAAATAATTAAAAAACTTGGTGATACTACAAAATGGTATTTGATCCCACTGCTAGAACCAGTGTATGTTGTTTATTACCTTTTTACAGGAGCTATTGCTTTGTTTTCTAAAAATACCAGATGGAATTAG
- a CDS encoding glycosyltransferase family 2 protein, whose translation MYNHKKVVVVLPAYNASKTLMQTYQEIPLDIVDEVVLVDDASSDNTFEVAKKLGIRHIIKHQKNMGYGGNQKSCYNKALELGADIIIMLHPDYQYTPKLIPALTSIIANDLYHVVLGSRILGRGAIKGGMPYYKYIANRFLTFFQNLLINEKLSEYHTGYRAFSKEVLMNINYKANSDDFVFDNQMLSQIIYAGYDIAEVTCPTKYFEEASSINFKRSLVYGFGVLRVSLCHFLQKMGLANFQIYQKPKLY comes from the coding sequence ATGTACAATCACAAAAAAGTAGTAGTAGTTCTACCCGCTTACAATGCCTCAAAAACCTTAATGCAAACTTACCAGGAAATCCCACTGGATATCGTTGATGAAGTAGTTCTCGTAGATGATGCCAGCAGTGATAATACCTTTGAAGTGGCAAAAAAACTCGGCATCAGACATATCATCAAACATCAAAAGAATATGGGATATGGCGGTAATCAGAAAAGCTGTTACAACAAGGCATTGGAATTAGGTGCCGATATAATTATCATGCTTCATCCCGATTACCAATATACACCTAAGCTGATACCTGCCTTAACAAGCATCATAGCCAATGACTTGTACCACGTAGTTTTAGGATCAAGAATTCTGGGCAGGGGAGCTATTAAAGGAGGCATGCCCTACTATAAATATATAGCCAACCGTTTTTTAACCTTTTTTCAAAATTTACTCATCAATGAAAAGCTTTCTGAATATCACACAGGTTACAGGGCTTTTTCAAAAGAAGTATTGATGAATATCAACTACAAGGCTAACTCAGACGATTTTGTATTTGACAACCAAATGCTGTCTCAAATTATTTATGCCGGCTATGATATTGCAGAAGTAACCTGCCCGACCAAATACTTTGAAGAAGCCTCATCCATTAACTTTAAAAGAAGCCTTGTCTATGGATTTGGGGTTTTGAGGGTTTCTTTGTGTCATTTTTTGCAAAAAATGGGATTGGCAAATTTTCAGATCTACCAAAAGCCCAAATTATATTAA
- a CDS encoding glycosyltransferase family 39 protein: MSFKNLKMGKIFTKYSKTILTDFRFWVLLFFVIRLYGITNPPLEGAHSWRQVTVNMVARNFLEIDSNILYPRVDMAGEKTGITGMEFPLLNYLIFLISELFGFAHWYGRLLNLVVSSIGVYFFYLLIKKYFQPKLAFYAGIILLSSIWFNYSRKIMPDTFSVSFVLISIYYALKFLDYGTYWRLLLFFMFATLGVLSKIPSIYLLTILCIPLFDKNILIKRKLSVVLAGSGALVIISSWYFYWVPYLVSKYEFWHFYMGTSFIHGFKELVTHFDQAAEKFYFDALNYVGFGMFIMGIIFAFIKKNKLLINIFIITTLFFSIFMTKAGYYFAHHSYYIIPYTVIMTLMAAYAILRFKVKWVAKLILTVIVISGIAAWQHDFRIKKTEVYRLRLESIADNFSAKSDLIAINGGANPRDLYFTHRKGWTLDNDEILNVVNIESLIVKGCRYLFINKTYFENPIPQLSYKSIFENDHYIVYKLPTKM; this comes from the coding sequence ATGAGTTTTAAGAATTTAAAAATGGGAAAAATATTTACAAAATATAGCAAAACAATTTTGACAGATTTTAGATTCTGGGTATTGCTATTTTTTGTTATCAGGCTTTATGGGATCACAAACCCTCCTCTTGAAGGCGCTCATAGCTGGAGACAGGTTACTGTAAATATGGTAGCCAGGAACTTCCTTGAAATTGATTCAAATATTTTGTATCCAAGAGTGGATATGGCAGGGGAAAAAACCGGAATTACGGGTATGGAATTTCCCCTTTTAAATTATCTGATCTTTTTAATATCCGAATTATTTGGCTTTGCTCATTGGTACGGCAGACTACTGAACCTGGTAGTATCGTCTATAGGAGTATATTTTTTTTACTTATTAATAAAAAAATATTTTCAGCCCAAGCTGGCTTTTTATGCAGGAATTATTTTATTAAGCTCTATCTGGTTTAATTACTCACGCAAGATCATGCCTGATACATTTAGCGTTTCTTTTGTTTTGATAAGTATATATTATGCACTCAAATTTCTTGATTATGGAACATACTGGAGATTATTGCTGTTTTTTATGTTTGCTACATTAGGAGTTTTATCAAAAATTCCCTCTATATATCTTTTAACTATTTTATGTATTCCTCTGTTTGACAAAAACATCTTAATTAAAAGAAAGCTCTCAGTAGTTTTAGCAGGATCGGGGGCACTGGTAATTATTTCGTCCTGGTATTTTTACTGGGTACCTTATTTGGTAAGCAAATATGAATTTTGGCATTTTTACATGGGTACATCATTTATCCATGGATTTAAAGAATTGGTAACACACTTTGATCAAGCAGCAGAAAAATTCTATTTTGACGCATTAAATTATGTAGGTTTTGGAATGTTTATCATGGGGATCATATTTGCTTTTATTAAAAAAAACAAATTACTTATTAATATTTTTATCATAACTACTTTGTTCTTTTCAATATTTATGACAAAAGCAGGTTACTATTTTGCTCATCATAGCTATTATATAATTCCATATACTGTAATAATGACTTTAATGGCAGCTTATGCAATACTCCGGTTTAAGGTAAAATGGGTAGCAAAATTAATTCTCACAGTAATTGTAATATCAGGGATTGCTGCCTGGCAGCATGATTTTAGAATTAAAAAAACAGAAGTCTATAGATTAAGACTGGAATCTATCGCTGATAATTTTTCTGCAAAATCAGACTTGATTGCAATAAACGGGGGAGCAAATCCGCGTGATCTGTATTTTACGCACCGAAAAGGATGGACGTTGGATAATGACGAAATATTAAATGTTGTTAATATCGAAAGCTTGATCGTAAAGGGTTGCAGGTATTTATTTATTAATAAAACTTATTTTGAAAATCCGATACCCCAACTATCTTACAAATCAATATTTGAGAATGATCACTATATTGTATACAAATTACCAACTAAAATGTGA
- a CDS encoding sigma-70 family RNA polymerase sigma factor has translation MELDKEFSEKAKQDFKLITLAIETGDEKAYAELMNRYRGPVFHMLLKMVRNVDDAEDLTIEAFAKAFKSLDSFNPEFTFSTWLFKIATNNCIDFIRKKKISTYSIDSSPTDDSGEEKSMDLKDRDLDPQEETIKIQKIEIIQEVVTKLPPKYRKLIELRYFQELSYNEIAKKLNAPLGTIKAQLHRGRELLYEMVKHKKDSI, from the coding sequence ATGGAATTAGATAAAGAATTTTCAGAAAAAGCAAAACAGGATTTTAAACTGATAACCCTGGCAATTGAAACCGGTGATGAAAAAGCATATGCCGAATTGATGAACAGGTATAGGGGGCCAGTCTTCCACATGCTTTTAAAAATGGTTAGAAATGTAGATGATGCCGAAGATCTTACCATTGAAGCATTTGCAAAAGCATTTAAAAGTTTGGATTCTTTTAATCCCGAATTCACCTTTAGTACCTGGCTTTTTAAAATTGCTACAAACAATTGTATAGATTTTATCAGGAAAAAAAAGATCAGCACCTACAGCATTGATTCTTCACCTACCGATGATTCAGGAGAGGAAAAAAGTATGGATCTTAAAGACCGTGATCTTGACCCACAGGAAGAAACGATAAAGATCCAAAAAATTGAAATTATACAGGAAGTAGTGACCAAACTTCCTCCTAAATACAGGAAACTTATTGAGCTCAGATATTTTCAGGAACTTTCGTATAATGAAATAGCTAAAAAGCTTAATGCTCCTCTTGGTACTATAAAAGCCCAGCTCCACCGTGGCCGTGAACTTCTCTATGAGATGGTCAAACATAAGAAAGACTCTATATAA